In Cervus elaphus chromosome 5, mCerEla1.1, whole genome shotgun sequence, the following proteins share a genomic window:
- the GJD3 gene encoding gap junction delta-3 protein, with protein MGEWAFLGSLLDAVQLQSPLVGRLWLVVMLIFRILVLATVGGAVFEDEQEEFVCNTLQPGCRQTCYDRAFPVSHYRFWLFHILLLSAPPVLFVIYSVHRASKEPGGADGGAGAPGRPGDRRARRCYLLSVALRLLAELAFLAGQTLLYGFRVAPHFVCAGPPCPHTVDCFVSRPTEKTVFVVFYFAVGLLSALLSVAELGHLLWKGRPRAGRCRQAAERDNRCNRAQEEAQQLLQPPPALPTRRSGTDPYAPPAYAHGAPAGDSEGGSGRSKASLATIRQDLAI; from the coding sequence ATGGGGGAGTGGGCGTTCCTCGGCTCGCTGCTGGACGCCGTGCAGCTGCAGTCGCCGCTCGTGGGCCGCCTGTGGCTGGTGGTCATGCTGATCTTCCGCATCCTGGTGCTGGCCACGGTGGGCGGCGCCGTGTTCGAGGACGAGCAGGAGGAGTTTGTGTGCAACACGCTGCAGCCAGGCTGTCGCCAGACCTGCTACGACCGCGCCTTCCCCGTCTCCCACTACCGCTTCTGGCTGTTCCACATCCTGCTGCTGTCGGCCCCCCCGGTGCTCTTCGTCATCTACTCGGTGCACCGCGCCAGCAAGGAGCCGGGCGGCGCGGACGGCGGGGCGGGGGCCCCGGGGCGCCCGGGGGACCGCCGCGCGCGCCGCTGCTACCTGCTGAGCGTGGCGCTGCGCCTGCTGGCCGAGCTGGCCTTCCTGGCGGGCCAGACGCTGCTCTACGGCTTCCGCGTGGCCCCGCACTTCGTGTGCGCAGGTCCCCCGTGCCCGCACACCGTGGACTGCTTCGTGAGCCGGCCCACCGAGAAGACCGTCTTCGTGGTCTTCTACTTCGCGGTCGGGCTGCTCTCGGCGCTGCTCAGCGTGGCCGAGCTGGGCCACCTACTCTGGAAGGGCCGCCCGCGCGCAGGCCGCTGTCGCCAGGCCGCCGAGCGCGACAACCGCTGCAACCGCGCGCAGGAAGAGGCGCAGCAGCTGCTCCAGCCGCCGCCCGCCTTGCCCACGCGGCGCTCGGGCACCGACCCCTACGCCCCGCCCGCTTATGCGCACGGGGCGCCGGCCGGTGACAGCGAGGGCGGCAGTGGCCGCAGCAAGGCGTCGCTGGCCACCATCCGCCAGGACCTGGCCATCTAG